TCGTGAGACAGTTCGGTCCCTATCCACCATGGGCGTTAGGTATTTGAGGAGAGCTGTTCCTAGTACGAGAGGACCAGAATGGACGAACCTCTAGTGTATCAGTTGTGTCGCCAGATGCATAAGCTGAGTAGCTATGTTCGGCAGGGATAACCGCTGAAAGCATCTAAGTGGGAAGCCCCCTCCAAGACAAGATACCTTCTGCGAAAGCAGGAAGAAAACTGTGAGACGAGCAGTTTGATAGGCCAGAAGTGTAAGTGCTGTGAGGCATTGAGCTGACTGGTACTAAAAATCTTTACACTTGTTCTTTCTTTCATGGCTGTGTTATGTGTTAATTGAAAGTGTGTTCAGGGAAAAATTATTGGTGACAAATGCGGCAGGGTCATACCCGGAAACATGCCGAACCCGGAAGTCAAGCCTGCGAGCGTTGATGGTACTGTGCGGGGTACGCACGGGAGAGCAAACCGTTGCCAGTTTAGATTACATACAAGAGAGGAAGTTCACTTATTGGGCTTCCTCTTTTTTTGTGTCACGCAATGTCATTGCATAAGCCTTCTGCGTAACTCTCATTGAATTGCACGGAGTCTTCATCACTCGGCTAAGGATAATCGGCAACGAGGGACATATAGATTTATGCAAAGATATTCCCGCTTGTAATGTCCTGCTCTGTATATAGGCGGTATTTTATTCCGCTTGCCCCGGCAATTTCGCGAGTCGCATCAGTTTTCGCCTTAATCACAGAGCTGTCTATCATGTCTTCCCGCTTTACTTCTATGAGCCTGTAAGAGCCATCGTCCATTCTCGCGCAGAAGTCAGGATAGTATTTCCGCAGCCTTCCCGATTCGGGGTCATAGTAGTACACCGACAAATCCCCCTGATCAGACGTGAACATTCCCGTGAAATATATCTCTTTCACTTTATCGCTTGCTATTGCAATCCTCAAAAAATTTTTTCTCCGGCTTTGAGTCAAAACAATATGTATCGGCATGAAAACTTTTCGCGGCCTGTTCCTGTGAAAATTCGTCCCTCTTCACAACAAGATCATCTCTCGCGGAAAACTCATAACAGCCAGCATTACGCGGTTCACGCAGCAGGATAATTTCTTTGTCCTCGCTCTTCTGTTCTGATGTTACCTCAAACAATGCGCTGAATATTGCAGGAATGATAAAGTCATATATCACCTGATTGTATTGGTTGACGGCCTCAAGAACCGCATTAATCCCGTCTGCTGACTCCCGCAGAATTTTCGCCGTAAGAATGCAGGATATATTGAGATACCTCGCAATCTCTCCCGCTAGTGTCAATTCGCTGTACTTCATGTTGTCCCGGAGACCGTCTGCGTTTTCCTTCTGCTGTGTCTTTTCATGGCCGAGAGTCCCGGCTGTGTATATTGTCGACTCGTAACGGGACAAATCAGCGTCCCTCAAGCCGAAATCTACAGGCCCGGAATATTTTTTCTCCCTGAGCGTGTACTCATGCCATACCCTTTTCATAGTTATCTTTCTCAGCGGAGGTACAACACGCACTTGATACTTGCTACGACTCACTCCTGAAGTGCTGCCCAGTTCTTTTATGTCCATGTTGAAATTTTTGTGAAGCTCATCATTCAGGGTGTCGAAATTTTCCTTTGACAGAAATACTGAAGCCGTTTGTCTTTCTCCCGTTATTGAACGTAAGCACCTCATTGTTGCCTGAAGGACAAAAATTTTTGAGCGCGGACTACGAAACATCGCGACTCCGAACAATGAACGGCAGTTCCATCCCTCTTTGCCCCTCTCAACAAGAATAATAAACTGCTTTTCGTTCCCGTCCGAGTCCTTCACGTCTAAATTGTTGAAGTCCCTGATGTCTGTATTGCTTGTGTATTTCGAGTCTCCCACATTCACGAGGATTTTTGACAGCGGTATATCAAGCTCCGACAAAATTTCCTCAAGCACAGGACGCACGATTTTTACAGCCTCATCAATTCCTGACGCATAAATAGCAAGTTTAGGGTTAAGCCCCTCGTATGTTTCACCGCCGTAAGAGTCCCAGAATCTTTTTACAGCAGCACGGAGAAATTCAGAGTCTTTCACGTTCTCGAACCCGATAGGCTTTGCGTCTTTGAGATAACCGCTCTGTATTGACTCCCTCAATCCGTAAGCATATACGACTTCAGGCAGTATTTGACTCTCAATGTACGGCGTTCCAGTGTAGTTATAGCACCCGACAATTGATGTCTGTGCAGCAAGCGCATTTATTGTGTCGCGCAGGCTCGTTTTTTTCCCGCCCCCTGAGCGTATCTGCTTCTCAAGATCCGCGCCGAACAAGTGATGTGCCTCATCAACATAAACTCCCAGCTGCGGAAGCCTGCATAATTTCTCGAACCTCTGATTTCCCATGAGCGCAGAATCATCGCCCCCGCTTATCCCGTAAACCTCGGACAATATCGGAGTCTCAAAAAGTATTTGCGCTGATGCCGGCTGTTTGTGTCTCTTCCTCAGAATAATCTTCTGCGTGTTCGATAGATTATGTTGAAGCGTGAACCGTCAAGAATGTTTAGAGTCGTTGCTGAGTCGTCAAGAAAATGAAAGGCAATATCCTCCAATATTCTGAGATACTCAGGCGGGACTACTTTCACTTTGTCGAAATTCTGAATCTCCCGCAGTGATTGAAGCACGGTTTTGTCAGGCGCAAAAATTAATGCGTTGTGGCAGAAAAGTTTGTCATCAGGATATTGATTAGCAAGCAGAAATTCATAAAATATGCACGCCGCCATGAGAATCGTTTTTCCGAGTCCCATCGTCAGCGCGTAAATGTAATTCGGGTAATCCTCCCGGTACTGCTTCATTCTGTTGAAAAGTGTGTCCGTCTGAAAGCTCACGGAAGCGTCAAACAGTCCGAGCTGCCCCCCGTCCCCGTAATATGAAGCCTCCGAAAATTTCCCCCGGCGGTTTCTCCAATCGTCAAACATTTCGTAGACTTGCGCGTTCTGCATGAACTCCTTTATGAATATAT
The Synergistaceae bacterium genome window above contains:
- a CDS encoding TnsA endonuclease N-terminal domain-containing protein — encoded protein: MRIAIASDKVKEIYFTGMFTSDQGDLSVYYYDPESGRLRKYYPDFCARMDDGSYRLIEVKREDMIDSSVIKAKTDATREIAGASGIKYRLYTEQDITSGNIFA